Proteins co-encoded in one Erwinia sp. genomic window:
- a CDS encoding hypothetical protein (ID:JIFNMEKO_00539;~source:Prodigal:2.6) gives MKEDPRLQRSERVDVLHVSGAARLAGNLADVGGREGHHREHGGGNRLAAVRDQAVRRDHGGAQADELAGHVRQHRRGEGRARRE, from the coding sequence GTGAAAGAGGATCCCCGCCTGCAGCGGAGCGAGCGGGTAGACGTCCTGCACGTTAGCGGCGCCGCCCGCCTGGCGGGCAATCTGGCTGATGTCGGCGGCAGAGAGGGCCACCATCGGGAGCATGGCGGGGGCAATCGACTGGCAGCCGTCCGGGATCAGGCTGTCCGGCGGGACCACGGCGGTGCGCAGGCTGACGAGCTCGCGGGCCATGTCCGCCAGCACCGGCGAGGAGAAGGCCGCGCGCGCCGCGAGTGA
- the lgrD_2 gene encoding Linear gramicidin synthase subunit D (ID:JIFNMEKO_00537;~source:Prodigal:2.6), with the protein MAQRCSAVDDSLPLFSALFNYRHSEAESDSPLGEGVRLLSARERSNYPVGVSVDDLGSGFRLVVQASAEIGAQRVLGYLEQAVASLVAASEQAPERPVLELSVMPADERAHILDALSGGGPGTQPDALLVHTLFEEQVRRTPDAVALLCGNREVSYDALNRQANRIAHRLIALGVRPGDRVALCAERSAAAVAGILGALKSGAAYVPLDPEYPEDRLRFMLEDAAPAALLTEGRLTGILPGNMPVVLLGDAAPAEEPRDWEHDPDASARGLTARSLAYIIYTSGSTGRPKGVMVEHGNITWLFLNTKDKFHFDSKDTGVYFIHCHLTFPSGNFGSAFLWGRLVIVDKICTRSLVTSMLY; encoded by the coding sequence ATGGCTCAGCGGTGCAGCGCGGTGGACGACTCCCTGCCGCTGTTCAGCGCGCTGTTCAACTATCGCCACAGCGAGGCCGAAAGCGACAGCCCGCTTGGAGAGGGAGTGAGACTGCTTTCAGCGAGGGAGCGCAGCAACTACCCCGTGGGCGTCTCGGTAGACGATTTGGGCAGCGGCTTCCGCCTTGTGGTACAGGCCTCCGCGGAGATCGGGGCGCAGCGCGTTCTTGGGTATCTCGAGCAGGCGGTGGCGAGCCTGGTGGCCGCCTCGGAGCAGGCCCCGGAGCGGCCGGTGCTGGAGCTTTCCGTAATGCCGGCGGACGAGCGCGCGCACATTCTCGACGCGCTCAGCGGCGGCGGCCCTGGTACGCAGCCGGATGCACTGCTGGTACACACCCTGTTTGAAGAGCAGGTGCGCCGTACGCCGGACGCCGTGGCGCTGCTGTGCGGGAACCGGGAGGTCAGCTACGACGCCCTGAACCGGCAGGCCAACCGGATCGCACACCGTCTTATCGCCCTCGGCGTACGCCCGGGGGATCGGGTGGCGCTGTGCGCGGAGCGCAGCGCAGCGGCGGTGGCCGGCATCCTGGGCGCCCTGAAGTCGGGGGCTGCCTACGTGCCCCTGGATCCGGAGTACCCGGAGGACCGGCTGCGCTTCATGCTGGAGGACGCGGCGCCGGCGGCGCTGCTGACGGAGGGGAGGCTGACCGGAATCCTGCCCGGGAATATGCCTGTTGTACTTCTCGGCGATGCGGCTCCTGCGGAGGAGCCGCGGGATTGGGAGCATGATCCGGACGCGTCGGCGCGCGGCCTCACGGCCCGCAGCCTCGCCTACATTATCTACACGTCGGGCTCGACCGGCCGCCCTAAGGGGGTGATGGTCGAGCATGGAAATATCACGTGGTTATTTTTAAATACAAAAGACAAATTCCACTTTGACAGTAAAGACACCGGAGTCTATTTCATTCATTGTCATTTGACTTTTCCGTCTGGGAACTTTGGGAGCGCTTTCCTCTGGGGGAGATTAGTAATAGTCGATAAGATATGCACTAGGTCTCTGGTGACTTCTATGCTTTATTAA
- a CDS encoding Epi-isozizaene 5-monooxygenase/(E)-beta-farnesene synthase (ID:JIFNMEKO_00543;~source:Prodigal:2.6), translating to MEGVINMKKNKFSLKHYAAKKRMKLFSLGEKSYLIPNNNLHGKDIEIILRKYNVKTSPNSLTREVITYLHQPVDIHIENLEDGEFYNSVQKVVFTLLLKNKDTLSLKLNELLEVNTFLNDRKAGFCRLRDVVAKILVEFYYVYLFGSKPESSEVEIFYDNIKDYISAFGFLTLPDTKKRTRCYDLILSKCNDGFIGVLNLDEKKPLTREEIAKVIMGVFFVTGVLQISELVSKCVVELACSNIDICEKINKDNSFLKKSIAEALRVHPLFGITNRIIPRDHVLNDNVIKAGTNVLFDFKSHQMHGFIEPEKFLPERWDVLNENKECFTPFGAGPRKCPAKNISLQVSELILSELLKRFEFHSSICNDSFSTSGALVYYSSYSKMSMLKGFKVNISLPVIYALDRTEVVYNSIRSIYNTRKVEGILRVGYRGS from the coding sequence ATGGAAGGGGTTATTAACATGAAAAAAAACAAATTCAGTCTTAAGCATTATGCCGCGAAAAAAAGAATGAAATTATTTAGCCTCGGGGAGAAATCCTATCTGATACCAAACAACAACCTTCATGGGAAAGATATTGAGATTATCCTGCGCAAATATAACGTTAAGACTAGCCCTAACTCTTTGACAAGGGAGGTAATTACTTATCTCCATCAGCCAGTAGATATACATATAGAAAATCTCGAGGATGGAGAGTTCTATAATAGTGTGCAGAAGGTAGTCTTCACTTTATTATTAAAAAATAAGGACACATTATCTCTAAAGTTGAATGAGTTATTGGAGGTTAACACTTTTCTTAATGACAGAAAAGCTGGTTTTTGTCGTTTGAGAGATGTTGTTGCAAAGATTTTGGTTGAGTTCTATTACGTATATCTATTCGGAAGCAAACCAGAAAGCTCTGAGGTTGAGATTTTTTATGATAACATAAAAGATTATATTTCAGCATTTGGTTTTTTAACTTTACCTGATACTAAAAAAAGGACAAGATGCTACGATTTAATTTTAAGTAAATGTAATGATGGTTTTATAGGGGTACTGAATCTGGATGAAAAAAAACCTCTAACCAGAGAGGAAATAGCAAAAGTAATAATGGGAGTTTTCTTTGTTACGGGTGTCTTACAAATATCAGAGCTGGTTTCTAAATGCGTGGTCGAGTTGGCATGTAGCAACATTGATATATGTGAAAAAATAAATAAAGATAATAGTTTTTTAAAAAAATCAATCGCTGAGGCCCTTAGGGTTCACCCTCTCTTTGGGATAACTAATAGAATTATACCCCGCGATCACGTGTTGAATGATAATGTTATCAAGGCAGGAACTAATGTTCTTTTCGATTTTAAGAGTCATCAAATGCACGGTTTTATTGAACCTGAAAAATTTCTTCCTGAACGATGGGATGTTTTAAATGAAAATAAAGAGTGTTTTACTCCTTTTGGAGCAGGGCCCAGAAAATGCCCAGCAAAAAATATATCATTGCAAGTTTCTGAGCTCATACTATCTGAGTTATTGAAAAGATTTGAGTTCCATAGCAGCATTTGCAATGATAGTTTTTCAACTAGCGGAGCATTGGTTTATTATTCATCTTATTCTAAAATGTCCATGCTAAAAGGTTTTAAAGTAAATATTTCCCTGCCAGTCATATATGCTCTTGATAGAACTGAGGTAGTCTATAATTCAATAAGATCTATATATAACACTCGAAAAGTTGAGGGGATACTAAGGGTTGGATATAGAGGGAGTTAA
- the dhbF_2 gene encoding Dimodular nonribosomal peptide synthase (ID:JIFNMEKO_00538;~source:Prodigal:2.6), translating into MSEIKLVNMYGITEITVHATYHEITQRDIDAPTRKIVGRPIYDLGIYILDGSGQPAPVGVPGEIYIGGAGVARGYHNLPELTDARFLDDPFTARGEKMYRSGDVGRWLADGNIEYLGRNDAQVKLRGFRIEPGEVDAALLRCDGVLEARTCVREDAPGDRRLVSYVLAEGGAEPRPAALRSALAGRLPEYMLPEAFVTLAAFPVTPNGKLDYAALPAPELGARVSRAYEAPLGRQEVLLAGLWAELLGVPRVGRQDNFFELGGTPCCW; encoded by the coding sequence TTGAGTGAAATAAAATTAGTTAATATGTATGGCATAACTGAAATAACGGTGCATGCTACTTATCATGAGATAACTCAACGCGATATTGATGCTCCGACTCGGAAGATTGTTGGAAGGCCAATATATGACCTGGGAATATATATTCTCGACGGGAGCGGGCAGCCTGCCCCGGTAGGGGTGCCGGGCGAGATTTACATCGGCGGGGCCGGCGTTGCCCGCGGCTACCACAATCTTCCCGAGCTGACGGACGCGCGCTTTCTCGACGACCCGTTTACCGCGCGGGGCGAAAAGATGTATCGGTCCGGTGACGTGGGGCGCTGGCTGGCGGACGGAAACATCGAATACCTCGGGAGAAACGACGCGCAGGTTAAACTCCGGGGGTTCCGCATCGAGCCCGGGGAGGTTGACGCGGCGCTGCTGCGCTGCGACGGCGTGCTGGAGGCGCGGACCTGCGTGCGCGAGGACGCGCCGGGAGACAGGCGGCTGGTGTCCTACGTGCTGGCAGAGGGCGGGGCGGAGCCCCGGCCGGCCGCGCTGCGCTCCGCGCTCGCCGGGCGGCTGCCGGAGTACATGCTGCCGGAGGCCTTCGTCACGCTGGCGGCGTTCCCCGTGACGCCGAACGGCAAGCTGGACTACGCGGCGCTGCCAGCGCCGGAGCTTGGCGCGCGGGTGAGCCGCGCTTACGAGGCGCCGCTCGGGCGGCAGGAGGTGCTGCTTGCCGGGCTGTGGGCGGAGCTGCTGGGGGTGCCGCGCGTCGGCCGGCAGGACAACTTCTTCGAGCTCGGGGGCACTCCCTGCTGCTGGTGA
- a CDS encoding hypothetical protein (ID:JIFNMEKO_00540;~source:Prodigal:2.6), with product MLRGRFGQRARDKIAVGNGRRQLVPAARQHSVKLLKHQIQRNVIDNKVVKAQHEQPLAGGAILRSVGGKKRRLRKIQAVPARVGQRKQAGAVLQVVLAGPELGPAANHLYGLRHALPAERRPQDIVPIDNLLQRGQKTLQPRPAVEGEECL from the coding sequence GTGCTCCGCGGCCGGTTCGGCCAGCGTGCGCGCGATAAAATTGCGGTAGGGAACGGCCGGCGGCAGCTCGTCCCCGCGGCCCGCCAGCACAGCGTTAAGCTCCTCAAACATCAGATCCAGCGTAACGTGATCGACAATAAGGTGGTGAAAGCGCAGCACGAGCAGCCACTCGCCGGTGGCGCGATCCTGCGCAGCGTCGGCGGCAAGAAGCGGCGCCTGCGTAAGATCCAGGCGGTGCCGGCGCGGGTCGGTCAGCGCAAGCAGGCCGGCGCGGTCTTGCAGGTCGTGCTCGCCGGGCCGGAGCTCGGCCCGGCGGCAAACCACCTGTACGGGCTGCGCCACGCTCTGCCAGCAGAACGCCGTCCTCAGGATATCGTGCCGATCGATAACCTCCTGCAGCGCGGTCAGAAAACGCTCCAGCCGCGGCCGGCCGTCGAAGGAGAAGAGTGCCTGTGA
- the lgrD_1 gene encoding Linear gramicidin synthase subunit D (ID:JIFNMEKO_00536;~source:Prodigal:2.6) — translation MAQPVQVVCRRAELRPGEHDLQDRAGLLALTDPRRHRLDLTQAPLLAADAAQDRATGEWLLVLRFHHLIVDHVTLDLMFEELNAVLAGRGDELPPAVPYRNFIARTLAEPAAEHERYFRDMLGDVDEPTAPFGAGSMLSAADEAGEAVGLLDASLSRAVRAQAALLGTSPGVLFHLAWALVLAKTSGREDVVFGTVLLGRMQGGSADERMMGLLVNTLPIRIRLAGAGVGEAIRYTADALGGLLEHEQASLAMAQRCSAVDDSLPLFSALFNYRHSEAESDSPLGEGVRLLSARERSNYPVGVSVDDLGSGFRLVVQASAEIGAQRVLGYLEQAVASLVAASEQAPERPVLELSVMPADERAHILDALSGGGPGTQPDALLVHTLFEEQVRRTPDAVALLCGNREVSYDALNRQANRIAHRLIALGVRPGDRVALCAERSAAAVAGILGALKSGAAYVPLDPEYPEDRLRFMLEDAAPAALLTEGRLTGILPGNMPVVLLGDAAPAEEPRDWEHDPDASARGLTARSLAYIIYTSGSTGRPKGVMVEHAGVCNLAQAQIARFGVGAESRVLQFASPSFDASVSEWCMALLCGASLVIADRAALLPGDTLNETLSARGVTHVTLPPVAAGLLPENGKPTQLAALIVAGEACPASLVEQWAGRIHMFNAYGPTEGTVCATVHACSAGSGGLTPIGRPIQNVRVYILDGSGQPAPVGVPGEIYIGGAGVARGYHNLPELTDARFLDDPFTARGEKMYRSGDVGRWLADGNIEYLGRNDAQVKLRGFRIEPGEVDAALLRCDGVLEARTCVREDAPGDRRLVSYVLAEDGAEPRPAALRSALAGRLPEYMLPEAFVTLAAFPVTPNGKLDYAALPAPELGARVSRAYEAPLGRQEVLLAGLWAELLGVPRVGRQDNFFELGGHSLLLVTLTARLGLRGLSLAARAAFSSPVLADMARELVSLRTAVVPPDSLIPDGCQSIAPAMLPMVALSAADISQIARQAGGAANVQDVYPLAPLQAGILFHHMLEKQGDIYVSQALFSFDGRPRLERFLTALQEVIDRHDILRTAFCWQSVAQPVQVVCRRAELRPGEHDLQDRAGLLALTDPRRHRLDLTQAPLLAADAAQDRATGEWLLVLRFHHLIVDHVTLDLMFEELNAVLAGRGDELPPAVPYRNFIARTLAEPAAEHERYFRDMLGDVDEPTAPFGAGSMLSAADEAGRPSACSMRRCRARCVRRRRCWERVRGCCSIWPGRSCSPKPPVGRTSSSAPCCSGACRAEARMNA, via the coding sequence TGCGCTGACCGACCCGCGCCGGCACCGCCTGGATCTTACGCAGGCGCCGCTTCTTGCCGCCGACGCTGCGCAGGATCGCGCCACCGGCGAGTGGCTGCTCGTGCTGCGCTTTCACCACCTTATTGTCGATCACGTTACGCTGGATCTGATGTTTGAGGAGCTTAACGCTGTGCTGGCGGGCCGCGGGGACGAGCTGCCGCCGGCCGTTCCCTACCGCAATTTTATCGCGCGCACGCTGGCCGAACCGGCCGCGGAGCACGAACGCTACTTCAGGGATATGCTGGGCGACGTTGACGAGCCGACGGCCCCGTTCGGCGCGGGCAGCATGCTAAGCGCCGCGGACGAGGCGGGGGAGGCCGTCGGCCTGCTCGATGCGTCGCTGTCGCGCGCGGTGCGTGCGCAGGCGGCGCTGCTGGGAACGAGTCCGGGGGTGTTGTTCCATCTGGCCTGGGCGCTCGTGCTCGCCAAAACCTCCGGTCGGGAGGACGTCGTCTTCGGCACCGTGCTGCTCGGGCGCATGCAGGGCGGAAGCGCGGATGAACGCATGATGGGGCTGCTGGTCAATACGCTTCCGATCCGGATACGCCTGGCCGGTGCGGGGGTTGGCGAGGCCATACGCTATACGGCCGATGCGCTCGGGGGGCTGCTTGAACACGAGCAGGCCTCTCTGGCCATGGCTCAGCGGTGCAGCGCGGTGGACGACTCCCTGCCGCTGTTCAGCGCGCTGTTCAACTATCGCCACAGCGAGGCCGAAAGCGACAGCCCGCTTGGAGAGGGAGTGAGACTGCTTTCAGCGAGGGAGCGCAGCAACTACCCCGTGGGCGTCTCGGTAGACGATTTGGGCAGCGGCTTCCGCCTTGTGGTACAGGCCTCCGCGGAGATCGGGGCGCAGCGCGTTCTTGGGTATCTCGAGCAGGCGGTGGCGAGCCTGGTGGCCGCCTCGGAGCAGGCCCCGGAGCGGCCGGTGCTGGAGCTTTCCGTAATGCCGGCGGACGAGCGCGCGCACATTCTCGACGCGCTCAGCGGCGGCGGCCCTGGTACGCAGCCGGATGCACTGCTGGTACACACCCTGTTTGAAGAGCAGGTGCGCCGTACGCCGGACGCCGTGGCGCTGCTGTGCGGGAACCGGGAGGTCAGCTACGACGCCCTGAACCGGCAGGCCAACCGGATCGCACACCGTCTTATCGCCCTCGGCGTACGCCCGGGGGATCGGGTGGCGCTGTGCGCGGAGCGCAGCGCAGCGGCGGTGGCCGGCATCCTGGGCGCCCTGAAGTCGGGGGCTGCCTACGTGCCCCTGGATCCGGAGTACCCGGAGGACCGGCTGCGCTTCATGCTGGAGGACGCGGCGCCGGCGGCGCTGCTGACGGAGGGGAGGCTGACCGGAATCCTGCCCGGGAATATGCCTGTTGTACTTCTCGGCGATGCGGCTCCTGCGGAGGAGCCGCGGGATTGGGAGCATGATCCGGACGCGTCGGCGCGCGGCCTCACGGCCCGCAGCCTCGCCTACATTATCTACACGTCGGGCTCGACCGGCCGCCCTAAGGGGGTGATGGTCGAGCATGCGGGGGTTTGCAATCTTGCGCAGGCGCAGATTGCCCGGTTCGGTGTGGGCGCGGAGAGCAGGGTGCTGCAGTTCGCGTCCCCGAGCTTCGATGCCAGCGTATCTGAGTGGTGCATGGCCCTGCTGTGCGGTGCGAGCCTCGTCATTGCGGACCGCGCGGCGCTGCTGCCGGGCGACACGCTGAACGAGACGCTGTCAGCCCGTGGGGTGACGCACGTCACGCTGCCCCCGGTGGCGGCCGGGCTGCTGCCGGAGAATGGAAAGCCGACGCAGCTTGCAGCGCTGATTGTCGCCGGCGAAGCCTGCCCGGCCTCTCTGGTGGAGCAGTGGGCGGGAAGAATCCACATGTTTAACGCATACGGGCCTACGGAAGGCACCGTGTGTGCCACCGTTCACGCCTGCAGTGCGGGGAGCGGAGGCCTGACGCCGATCGGCCGGCCGATACAGAACGTCCGGGTGTATATTCTCGACGGGAGCGGGCAGCCTGCCCCGGTAGGGGTACCGGGCGAGATTTACATCGGCGGGGCCGGCGTTGCCCGCGGCTACCACAATCTTCCCGAGCTGACGGACGCGCGCTTTCTCGACGACCCGTTTACCGCGCGGGGCGAAAAGATGTACCGGTCCGGTGACGTGGGGCGCTGGCTGGCGGACGGAAACATCGAATACCTCGGGAGAAACGACGCGCAGGTTAAACTCCGGGGGTTCCGCATCGAGCCCGGGGAGGTTGACGCGGCGCTGCTGCGCTGCGACGGCGTGCTGGAGGCGCGGACCTGCGTGCGCGAGGACGCGCCGGGAGACAGGCGGCTGGTGTCCTACGTGCTGGCAGAGGACGGGGCGGAGCCCCGGCCGGCCGCGCTGCGCTCCGCGCTCGCCGGGCGGCTGCCGGAGTACATGCTGCCGGAGGCCTTCGTCACGCTGGCGGCGTTCCCCGTGACGCCGAACGGCAAGCTGGACTACGCGGCGCTGCCAGCGCCGGAGCTTGGCGCGCGGGTGAGCCGCGCTTACGAGGCGCCGCTCGGGCGGCAGGAGGTGCTGCTTGCCGGGCTGTGGGCGGAGCTGCTGGGGGTGCCGCGCGTCGGCCGGCAGGACAACTTCTTCGAGCTCGGGGGGCACTCCCTGCTGCTGGTGACCCTGACGGCCAGGCTTGGCCTGCGGGGCTTGTCACTCGCGGCGCGCGCGGCCTTCTCCTCGCCGGTGCTGGCGGACATGGCCCGCGAGCTCGTCAGCCTGCGCACCGCCGTGGTCCCGCCGGACAGCCTGATCCCGGACGGCTGCCAGTCGATTGCCCCCGCCATGCTCCCGATGGTGGCCCTCTCTGCCGCCGACATCAGCCAGATTGCCCGCCAGGCGGGCGGCGCCGCTAACGTGCAGGACGTCTACCCGCTCGCTCCGCTGCAGGCGGGGATCCTCTTTCACCACATGCTCGAGAAGCAGGGTGACATCTACGTGTCACAGGCACTCTTCTCCTTCGACGGCCGGCCGCGGCTGGAGCGTTTTCTGACCGCGCTGCAGGAGGTTATCGATCGGCACGATATCCTGAGGACGGCGTTCTGCTGGCAGAGCGTGGCGCAGCCCGTACAGGTGGTTTGCCGCCGGGCCGAGCTCCGGCCCGGCGAGCACGACCTGCAAGACCGCGCCGGCCTGCTTGCGCTGACCGACCCGCGCCGGCACCGCCTGGATCTTACGCAGGCGCCGCTTCTTGCCGCCGACGCTGCGCAGGATCGCGCCACCGGCGAGTGGCTGCTCGTGCTGCGCTTTCACCACCTTATTGTCGATCACGTTACGCTGGATCTGATGTTTGAGGAGCTTAACGCTGTGCTGGCGGGCCGCGGGGACGAGCTGCCGCCGGCCGTTCCCTACCGCAATTTTATCGCGCGCACGCTGGCCGAACCGGCCGCGGAGCACGAACGCTACTTCAGGGATATGCTGGGCGACGTTGACGAGCCGACGGCCCCGTTCGGCGCGGGCAGCATGCTAAGCGCCGCGGACGAGGCGGGGAGGCCGTCGGCCTGCTCGATGCGTCGCTGTCGCGCGCGGTGCGTGCGCAGGCGGCGCTGCTGGGAACGAGTCCGGGGGTGTTGTTCCATCTGGCCTGGGCGCTCGTGCTCGCCAAAACCTCCGGTCGGGAGGACGTCGTCTTCGGCACCGTGCTGCTCGGGCGCATGCAGGGCGGAAGCGCGGATGAACGCATGA
- the lgrD_3 gene encoding Linear gramicidin synthase subunit D (ID:JIFNMEKO_00541;~source:Prodigal:2.6) translates to MAQRCSAVDDSLPLFSALFNYRHSEAESDSPLGEGVRLLSARERSNYPVGVSVDDLGSGFRLVVQASAEIGAQRVLGYLEQAVASLVAASEQAPERPVLELSVMPADERAHILDALSGGGPGTQPDALLVHTLFEEQVRRTPDAVALLCGNREVSYDALNRQANRIAHRLIALGVRPGIGWRCARSAAQRRWPASWAP, encoded by the coding sequence ATGGCTCAGCGGTGCAGCGCGGTGGACGACTCCCTGCCGCTGTTCAGCGCGCTGTTCAACTATCGCCACAGCGAGGCCGAAAGCGACAGCCCGCTTGGAGAGGGAGTGAGACTGCTTTCAGCGAGGGAGCGCAGCAACTACCCCGTGGGCGTCTCGGTAGACGATTTGGGCAGCGGCTTCCGCCTTGTGGTACAGGCCTCCGCGGAGATCGGGGCGCAGCGCGTTCTTGGGTATCTCGAGCAGGCGGTGGCGAGCCTGGTGGCCGCCTCGGAGCAGGCCCCGGAGCGGCCGGTGCTGGAGCTTTCCGTAATGCCGGCGGACGAGCGCGCGCACATTCTCGACGCGCTCAGCGGCGGCGGCCCTGGTACGCAGCCGGATGCACTGCTGGTACACACCCTGTTTGAAGAGCAGGTGCGCCGTACGCCGGACGCCGTGGCGCTGCTGTGCGGGAACCGGGAGGTCAGCTACGACGCCCTGAACCGGCAGGCCAACCGGATCGCACACCGTCTTATCGCCCTCGGCGTACGCCCGGGGATCGGGTGGCGCTGTGCGCGGAGCGCAGCGCAGCGGCGGTGGCCGGCATCCTGGGCGCCCTGA
- the lgrD_4 gene encoding Linear gramicidin synthase subunit D (ID:JIFNMEKO_00542;~source:Prodigal:2.6) has protein sequence MALLCGASLVIADRAALLPGDTLNETLSARGVTHVTLPPVAAGLLPENGKPTQLAALIVAGEACPASLVEQWAGRIHMFNAYGPTEGTVCATVHACSAGSGGLTPIGRPIQNVRVYILDGSGQPAPVGVPGEIYIGGAGVARGYHNLPELTDARFLDDPFTARGEKMYRSGDVGRWLADGNIEYLGRNDAQVKLRGFRIEPGEVDAALLRCDGVLEARTCVREDAPGDRRLVSYVLAEGGAEPRPAALRSALAGRLPEYMLPEAFVTLAAFPVTPNGKLDYAALPAPELGARVSRAYEAPLGRQEVLLAGLWAELLGVPRVGRQDNFFELGGHSIKAVVLLSKLRTNNYDVGLRDLLINPTLRKQAGVIRGDNDPLLCCELKNPVEIKEGAGDTPLFMVHESTGEPMVYSRLSSLLNDSIPVYILHALDLSSSDSRPSTLSELAEIHFERIKSVQPSGPYRMLGWSLGGLLSLEIAKKIIDGGDCISFLGMVDTYYSYDNIEVVREVIHSKVPGKQIEHKRALVPNGTPLVMDIVDKAISSGFIEEDKRNEYLNNICYLTSLANGYTSDPIAVDLVLYAASLENADKIDRGWGSVIKGRLTVMEMSADHFSIMGGVNVEKVASSINKFLAK, from the coding sequence ATGGCCCTGCTGTGCGGTGCGAGCCTCGTCATTGCGGACCGCGCGGCGCTGCTGCCGGGCGACACGCTGAACGAGACGCTGTCAGCCCGTGGGGTGACGCACGTCACGCTGCCCCCGGTGGCGGCCGGGCTGCTGCCGGAGAATGGAAAGCCGACGCAGCTTGCAGCGCTGATTGTCGCCGGCGAAGCCTGCCCGGCCTCTCTGGTGGAGCAGTGGGCGGGAAGAATCCACATGTTTAACGCATACGGGCCTACGGAAGGCACCGTGTGTGCCACCGTTCACGCCTGCAGTGCGGGGAGCGGAGGCCTGACGCCGATCGGCCGGCCGATACAGAACGTCCGGGTGTATATTCTCGACGGGAGCGGGCAGCCTGCCCCGGTAGGGGTACCGGGCGAGATTTACATCGGCGGGGCCGGCGTTGCCCGCGGCTACCACAATCTTCCCGAGCTGACGGACGCGCGCTTTCTCGACGACCCGTTTACCGCGCGGGGCGAAAAGATGTACCGGTCCGGTGACGTGGGGCGCTGGCTGGCGGACGGAAACATCGAATACCTCGGGAGAAACGACGCGCAGGTTAAACTCCGGGGGTTCCGCATCGAGCCCGGGGAGGTTGACGCGGCGCTGCTGCGCTGCGACGGCGTGCTGGAGGCGCGGACCTGCGTGCGCGAGGACGCGCCGGGAGACAGGCGGCTGGTGTCCTACGTGCTGGCAGAGGGCGGGGCGGAGCCCCGGCCGGCCGCGCTGCGCTCCGCGCTCGCCGGGCGGCTGCCGGAGTACATGCTGCCGGAGGCCTTCGTCACGCTGGCGGCGTTCCCCGTGACGCCGAACGGCAAGCTGGACTACGCGGCGCTGCCAGCGCCGGAGCTTGGCGCGCGGGTGAGCCGCGCTTACGAGGCGCCGCTCGGGCGGCAGGAGGTGCTGCTTGCCGGGCTGTGGGCGGAGCTGCTGGGGGTGCCGCGCGTCGGCCGGCAGGACAACTTCTTCGAGCTCGGGGGGCACTCGATAAAAGCTGTAGTTTTATTATCAAAACTTCGAACGAATAACTATGATGTCGGCCTGAGGGATTTACTAATTAATCCAACGTTGAGGAAACAGGCTGGGGTGATAAGGGGTGATAACGATCCGTTACTTTGTTGTGAACTAAAAAACCCAGTTGAGATAAAGGAAGGGGCCGGCGACACACCACTGTTTATGGTCCATGAGTCCACTGGTGAGCCGATGGTATATTCAAGGTTAAGCTCGCTGTTAAATGATAGTATTCCGGTTTATATCCTACATGCATTAGATCTTTCATCATCCGATTCGCGACCAAGCACATTAAGTGAGCTGGCAGAAATTCATTTCGAGAGAATAAAATCGGTTCAGCCGAGTGGCCCATACAGAATGCTGGGCTGGTCATTAGGAGGGTTGTTATCACTTGAAATAGCGAAAAAAATAATAGATGGGGGTGATTGCATAAGTTTTTTAGGTATGGTGGATACTTATTACTCTTATGACAATATTGAAGTGGTGCGGGAAGTTATCCACTCCAAAGTACCAGGTAAACAAATTGAGCATAAGAGAGCCTTAGTGCCAAATGGCACACCCTTAGTCATGGATATTGTCGATAAAGCCATAAGTAGTGGTTTTATCGAAGAGGATAAGAGAAACGAATACTTAAATAACATTTGTTATCTCACAAGTCTTGCCAATGGTTACACGAGCGACCCTATTGCTGTTGATCTGGTTTTATACGCAGCATCATTAGAAAACGCAGATAAAATAGATAGAGGATGGGGTAGTGTAATAAAAGGAAGGTTAACAGTTATGGAAATGTCAGCCGATCACTTTTCAATAATGGGAGGGGTTAATGTAGAAAAAGTTGCTTCCAGCATAAATAAATTTTTAGCAAAATAA